In Thermodesulfovibrionia bacterium, a single genomic region encodes these proteins:
- a CDS encoding FecR domain-containing protein, with the protein MVLLGKIETIAITSSTLPSVAGHLLRRRRLRRASCFLNFLAHYYPGSAVKKLILICALLLALPTSAQDITQVVGRVTSARGRAEIVRPDGQRNQALRRSEVSEADALETDQNGVIHVRFSDGAILLLDCNSSLKIQRYQTDGAELHLLRGRMRTITGMTDPEKYRLNISTGDTHVLITASETEFEVVEESQGWIASGVYSGSIEVQNSLGSVALGVGESFSFSRFEKSQPPIGVAIMPNSIKEPTCEIF; encoded by the coding sequence ATGGTCCTTCTGGGCAAGATCGAGACCATAGCCATTACATCAAGTACACTCCCTTCGGTCGCCGGACACCTGCTACGCAGGCGCCGCTTACGAAGGGCGTCATGTTTCTTGAATTTCCTAGCTCATTACTATCCGGGTAGTGCCGTGAAAAAACTGATTCTAATATGCGCATTATTATTGGCCTTACCTACTTCTGCACAGGACATAACGCAAGTTGTAGGCAGGGTGACTTCTGCGCGGGGCCGCGCGGAAATAGTTCGACCAGACGGCCAAAGAAATCAAGCTCTACGCCGCTCAGAAGTTTCAGAGGCCGACGCCTTGGAAACGGACCAGAATGGCGTCATCCATGTCCGTTTCTCGGATGGCGCGATACTATTACTCGACTGCAATTCTTCGTTGAAAATTCAGCGATACCAAACGGATGGCGCTGAATTGCATCTGCTCAGAGGGCGCATGAGGACCATCACAGGGATGACTGATCCAGAGAAATATCGATTGAATATCAGTACGGGCGACACCCACGTTCTGATTACTGCGTCGGAGACTGAATTTGAGGTGGTTGAGGAGTCTCAAGGCTGGATAGCTTCCGGTGTATATTCGGGGAGCATAGAGGTACAAAACAGCCTGGGGTCCGTGGCATTGGGAGTTGGGGAAAGCTTTTCGTTCTCAAGGTTCGAGAAAAGCCAACCTCCCATCGGAGTGGCGATTATGCCAAACAGCATTAAGGAGCCAACATGCGAAATCTTCTAG